The Spirochaetota bacterium sequence ACTATGCCACATCCTCTGTTTGATGCATGTCCAGGGTGCAAAACCGAATGGGCTTTTGATTACACCGGCACAATATACCCATGTACTGCAATGGTGGGCAAAAAAGGTGAAGACGTTGGTACATTTTATCCTGAAATTTCACTGAATCACGATTATATAAAAGAATGGCAGAACCGCGATATTACCACAATAGAACAGTGCAAGCAATGCGAAAAAAGCTTACTGTGCGGTGGTGGCTGCGCTGCACTTGCCAAAAATAAAACAGGTCAAATACTTAGCCCTGATTGCAGGCCACAAGATCAATTGCTGTCAATGGGCATTTCACTGTATTTTGAAAAAGGCATTACACACGATGGCTATTCTCATACATCAAGTTGTAATTGCTTACGCTAACATCATTATTATTACTATAAGGAGAACACAATGAGTGGAAGAATTAAGTATATCAATGCATCACAATATGAAGAAGTAGTATTAAAGGGTAACAGTGTTATTGTAGATTTTTATTCTACAGAATGCCCGCCATGTGAAGCGCTGGCAGCAAAATTTGAGCCACTCAGCGAAATTTTTGGCAACGACATAACATTTATAAAAATATTTAGACAGGAAAACCGCCAATTAGCTCAATCCTTAGGGATACTGTCATCCCCTACTGTATTATTTTACAAAAATGGTTTGGAAGTAGGCACACGTCTGTCGGGGAGCATAAAACGCTCTGAACTTTTAGACAATATAAAGCTATTATTACCTGAAAGCAGGTTTAATCAGTTACTATCGCACATACAACCCGTCACCACTTATACTGATATTCTTATTCTGGGAGCTGGTCCTGCCGGTTTAACTGCAGGTATTTATGCTGCGCAGGCTAAATTAAAAACTATCATCGTGGACACTCAACTTCCTGGAGGACAGGTGCAGACTACGCATATGGTTTCCAACTATCCTGGTTTTGCCAAACCCATCGAAGGATTTATGCTAATGCATTACATGAGTGAGCAGGCTAAAGAAGCAGGGTGCCAATATAGAGTTGCTGTTGACGTTACTAGCATAAACCTTAAAGAGAAATATATCATAGTAGACGGGATTGAAACAATATACGCAAAAAAGATAATTCTTGCCACAGGGTGCAGCTATCGCCAACTCAATGTTCCCGGCGAAGTAGAATACAAGGGCAAAGGCATTTCGTACTGTGCAACATGTGATGCAAAATATTATCAGGACAAGCATGTAGTTGTGATTGGTGGCGGGAATTCAGCTATTGAAGAGTCACTGTTCATTGCCAAATTTGCACGTGCCATAACAATAGTACATCAATTTGATAAACTGCAGGCAAATAAGGAAGCACAGGAAAAAGCATTTGCCAATGAAAAAATATCATTTATGTTTTCCCATGAACCACGGGCATTCATAAAAAATGCTGATGACAGTATGACAGTTGAAGTTGAAAATGTGAAAACCGGAAATCGTTCAACAATACTATGTGATGGCGTTTTCATTTTTGCAGGAATGAAACCCAATATTATACATGATGACCTGGAAAATATAAATGGATACCTGATAACTGATGAATATATGCACACATCAATTCCCGATGTATTTGCTGCAGGAGATATTCGTTATAAACCATACAGACAGATTACAACTGCTGTATCTGACGGAACCGTTGCTGCAATCACCGCGGTTAAGGAACTAGAAGAAGCCACAGTTGTAGCTAAGTAATTACTTTACAGGCTTTACCACCTGGTAGAGCCTGTCTTCAAAAACCTTGTTGTTAAAAGTTTCATTTTCAAAATCATCCGGGAAAAGATATAAAATTAAGATCCACTCACCTTTCACAATATCTACCTTAACTGGCATGGCATATACTTTTATATAGTCTTCGGTTGCGGTTATTTTTACTCTAACTCTTTCACCTTTGGGAATTTTATTGTCGCCACGAGTTGCGTCCTGTAACAGAATATACTCACCTTGATAATTTTTAAGGTTGCGTTGTTGTTCCTTAGTAATAAAACTAGAGCAGTTAAATAGAGTTGTGATAATTAACATCAATAATAAAAGAGATAGTGCTTTTTTATATAAAATTGTATTCAACGTATTTGTATATGAAACGACCATTATTCCCTCCTGAAAAATAAAATTTCGATAGGTCATTCTGAGGCACACAGTGCAAAAGAATCTTATGTTTAAATATTTAGATTCTTCGCTTCGCTCAGAATGACAAAAATAAATACTCTGATCGATTAAATAAATATTCAAAATAGCTAAAAAAATCAAAACGACACTACAATAATATTTTCATTACTTGTAACTATAAACACATAACATGGACATGTTTCAAAAAAAGAATCTCAAAAATATTATTTTGAATAGGCAAAGTTTACATACAAACTTGTTGCTTTAAAGCAAAATTTTTACCTGTTGCAAAGTAACAAGTGCATACAACCCACTTTATATTAATAACACAATAGTGTAAAATCATAGATAGCATTCTATCTACCATGTTTTATTCATTAAAAATTGTCAACAATGTATAATAGCAATATACTAAAAATATATTGCATATATTGTGGAAAGAATTAGTGTATACACATACCAAAGTTAATGAGGATTTTGTATGTATATTGATTCACACGCTCACTTTGATCTTTGCGCTGAAGATCATTCAACAACTGCAGATGCTATTGTTGTTTTTATGGATGAATATAACGTGGGGGCTGCTGTCCATGTTGTAATTGATATGCATGGATTACAGTGGGGTATTGATTTTGCCAGCAAATATAATACTATCTATCTTGCGTTGGGAATACACCCGTCTTCACCTGCTGATAGCTTTGCATTGAATAAAATTTCCGAAGCTGTTGAACACGGCATAAAAATAATGCCCCAAAAAATTTTAGGCATTGGTGAAACTGGACTTGATTACTACCGCATGCGCCAGCCAAAAAAAATGCAGCAGGAATCTTTTCATGCGCAGATACAGCTTGCAAAAAAATACAATCTTCCTGTTATTGTGCATTCGCGTGATGCCATGGAAGATACGTATGCAATACTCAAAGAATATACCCCACTTGTAGGCATTATCCATTGCTTTTCTGGTGATCATGCCGATGCAAAAAAATTTATCGACTTAGGATTTTACATTTCATTTGCTGGTAACGTAACATATAAAACCGCCACCACTCTTCAACAGGCTGCACAGTATGTCCCTCTTGATCGATTATTGCTTGAAACTGATGCTCCTTTTTTAACACCTGTACCCTTCAGAGGCAAACCCAATCACCCAGGGCTTGTTAGCTACACATATAATTTTGTTTCGTCACTTAAAAAAGTATCGCTTTCAAATTGTATTGACAATATTGCGCAAAACTTTTCCAATTTACTCAACACACACAAATTGGCCTTGTAATGGGTATAGAGGTTTTCACATCTGATTTTTTGGTGATAGGCAGCGGCATCGCAGGCCTCACATTTGCAATAAAAGCTTCTGACCTTGGAACTGTGTATATAGTCACAAAAAAGAAAGATTTTGATTCAAATACCAACTATGCACAGGGCGGCATCGCATCAGTATTTGACCCTCACGATTCTATTGAAGCCCATATCAATGATACATTAACTGCTGGTGCAGGATTATGCAATGAAAAGGCTGTACGAATATTGGCTGAAAGTGGTCCTGAGCGAGTAAAGGAACTCATGAGCTGGGGAGCGCACTTTAGCACACGGCAAAATCCCAATGGTTCGGTTACACTTGATCTTGGACGAGAGGGAGGACATTCTTATAATAGAATAGTTCATGCCAAAGACCTCACCGGACAAGAAATTGAACGGGCACTGCTTGATGAAATTGCACGAAGAAAAAATATACGCATATTTGAAAACCATACCGCTGTTGACTTGCTCACACAACATCAGCTAAGATTAACTGGCAAATTTGTAAATTCCTACAACAACATCACTTGCTACGGTGCATATATCCTTGATAACACTACAGGAGTAGTTCACATTTTTTCTGCCCCCTATACGCTGCTAGCCACTGGCGGCATAGGGCAGATATATTTGCACACTACCAATCCTGACATTGCTACAGGAGATGGCATTGCAATGGCATACCGCGCAGGGGCACTTATTGCCGATATGGAATTTATTCAGTTTCATCCCACAGCATTATATCAACACGGGAAAAAAGATCGGGCATTCCTTATTAGTGAAGCTGTCAGAGGTGAAGGTGCAATTCTTTACAATAGCCGTGGTGAACGCTTCATGGAAAAGGTGCATCCTTTGAAGGAATTAGCACCACGTGATATAGTTGCCAGAGCTATCGACATGGAATTAAAGCGCCTTGGAGATCAGTGCGTATACCTTGACATATCATTCAAAGATAAGGACTTTCTGCTATCCCGTTTCCCTACAATTTATAATTATTGCATGCAAGCTGGCATTGACATAAGCAAAGAGCCTATTCCAGTTGTACCGGCTGCACACTATCTGTGTGGTGGGATAGTATCCGATTTAAATGGCCGAACGTCGATCAACAATTTGTTTGTATCAGGTGAATCCGCATGTACCGGTGTGCACGGTGCCAACAGGCTTGCCAGTAATTCCTTGTTGGAAGGAATTGTATTTTCTCACAGAGCCTTCTGTCACATAAAAGATATCTTTACACCACAGCAAATAGATTCATTACCACAATTTCCACAGTGGGATAAAAAAGGTACCTTTGACTTAGAAGAATGGATTTTAATTCAGCATAATATTGAAGATGTCAAGCGCGTGATGTGGGATTATGTTGGCATTGTACGCTCTAACCTAAGGTTGGAGCGCGCCTTACGTCGCATTACACTTCTGGAAGAAGAAATTCAGGATTACTATAGAAGGAGTACTCTGACTTCACGTCTTGTTGAATTACGTAATTTAGTCACCACTGCCAAGCTT is a genomic window containing:
- a CDS encoding TatD family hydrolase is translated as MYIDSHAHFDLCAEDHSTTADAIVVFMDEYNVGAAVHVVIDMHGLQWGIDFASKYNTIYLALGIHPSSPADSFALNKISEAVEHGIKIMPQKILGIGETGLDYYRMRQPKKMQQESFHAQIQLAKKYNLPVIVHSRDAMEDTYAILKEYTPLVGIIHCFSGDHADAKKFIDLGFYISFAGNVTYKTATTLQQAAQYVPLDRLLLETDAPFLTPVPFRGKPNHPGLVSYTYNFVSSLKKVSLSNCIDNIAQNFSNLLNTHKLAL
- a CDS encoding FAD-dependent oxidoreductase → MSGRIKYINASQYEEVVLKGNSVIVDFYSTECPPCEALAAKFEPLSEIFGNDITFIKIFRQENRQLAQSLGILSSPTVLFYKNGLEVGTRLSGSIKRSELLDNIKLLLPESRFNQLLSHIQPVTTYTDILILGAGPAGLTAGIYAAQAKLKTIIVDTQLPGGQVQTTHMVSNYPGFAKPIEGFMLMHYMSEQAKEAGCQYRVAVDVTSINLKEKYIIVDGIETIYAKKIILATGCSYRQLNVPGEVEYKGKGISYCATCDAKYYQDKHVVVIGGGNSAIEESLFIAKFARAITIVHQFDKLQANKEAQEKAFANEKISFMFSHEPRAFIKNADDSMTVEVENVKTGNRSTILCDGVFIFAGMKPNIIHDDLENINGYLITDEYMHTSIPDVFAAGDIRYKPYRQITTAVSDGTVAAITAVKELEEATVVAK
- the nadB gene encoding L-aspartate oxidase yields the protein MGIEVFTSDFLVIGSGIAGLTFAIKASDLGTVYIVTKKKDFDSNTNYAQGGIASVFDPHDSIEAHINDTLTAGAGLCNEKAVRILAESGPERVKELMSWGAHFSTRQNPNGSVTLDLGREGGHSYNRIVHAKDLTGQEIERALLDEIARRKNIRIFENHTAVDLLTQHQLRLTGKFVNSYNNITCYGAYILDNTTGVVHIFSAPYTLLATGGIGQIYLHTTNPDIATGDGIAMAYRAGALIADMEFIQFHPTALYQHGKKDRAFLISEAVRGEGAILYNSRGERFMEKVHPLKELAPRDIVARAIDMELKRLGDQCVYLDISFKDKDFLLSRFPTIYNYCMQAGIDISKEPIPVVPAAHYLCGGIVSDLNGRTSINNLFVSGESACTGVHGANRLASNSLLEGIVFSHRAFCHIKDIFTPQQIDSLPQFPQWDKKGTFDLEEWILIQHNIEDVKRVMWDYVGIVRSNLRLERALRRITLLEEEIQDYYRRSTLTSRLVELRNLVTTAKLVVQSAVLRKESRGLHYNTNYPTQDESLRGSFIIASQQEPVFMKISEISFS